The Dunckerocampus dactyliophorus isolate RoL2022-P2 chromosome 14, RoL_Ddac_1.1, whole genome shotgun sequence genome includes the window caaggtagtttgttttttatcaaaaaaatattaaaccGTAACTCGAACGTATCGAACCGAACCGTGAATTGTGTGTATCGTTGCAACCACGAGTCGTGATACAAATGGAATCGTGATTAAAActaatcgttacacccctacatcCATCTTTCTCCTCTGTCCAGAATATGTAGATttttgtcctgaaaagagtgctctttctctttgaggtgcaggtagactGCAGTTTTGACCCGAAGAGTTAGCCCGTCTGTGTTGGGACGTGTTCCTGCTCAGTGTAAAAACTGGTGCATGTATTCTAACAAATGTCATTTCCTTgcgaaaaaattaggacaccccgtGGAGTTGGTGATGCTATGCATCCACTAGCATGAAAACGCAAcccattttataataataaaaaaaagttatccattTATTTTCCCCGTAGTTaaggaaacatattcaaattGTTATGACACACATTGGCAATTTTTGCATTTAGCACAGACGTGCATCAGCTTGTCTTTTTCAGTCAACTTTTTCGTCCTCTTCATTGAACGAATGCCTGTCAATTGGTTTATTAATGCTAATTCAAGTTTGTCTTCACAGTTTAAAAGGCGAAGGTTTATTAGCATGGGAGGGTGTGAACCTGAATTGTAAACAGCCCCGGGCCATGAAAACTATCACTTTTGACAGTTAGTTGCAAAGTATTGTACGGatacaaataataatttgtGTCACATGGGAGGAAGAGCAACTGGCTTCTTGAGCAGATTATGGTGGCTGGTTTTGAGGGGTGTCAAAGCCTCATCAGTTTGTCACTCCTAATTGTAGCTGTGCACAGGGCTCTCAAAAGAGCCTGTAGGAAGGCAAGTCGTTGCTTCTCTTACATCACCAGCATGTAATTTGGAGCGAGGAAGAAGGCCATTTGTCTCACACGCAAACAAATATAGAGccttgcaatgtttgaagtcaggggtgtccaaagtacggcacatggctgttttttttattggcccggggaacattctaaaaatacaatttaaaggaaaaattcaattttttttttaccaattatCCACAATcttgatgtgagacatgaacacacatctgtctctgttgtgcgttctaaagatataaaaactgataaaaagaggcagctaagaatgcatgtaatgggacacgcccattccacctataaagccttctgaaaaaacctctaAAAAGCGCCAAcgatgctccatttacataatgtgatgtgcatattaacaAAGTTCCAGTGACATTGgtgttacctccgccaagcgcagcgcaacacagaggttatgtttttctTCATGGATTTGGATGgcggaaatgggatatgaaagagctgattacattttgggggtgatgcGGATcacgtctggatccaggaattatttaaaggattctttaacattgcgagagaggaccatttttggcatttgtgcatattactccacaaaaaaaaaaaaaatggtcagagcacttggccAAAAAATACAGgtttggcaaaaaaatacaagtttccaacagggtCTGCCAAATATCAgactgatcccaaaaaatggaggattattattttggtgtgaatcacaatatgggggaactatggcgcctGGCGGAGGTCTACGCTCTCCGAATGCTTCTCTAGTTTTTAATGTTAGTAACAGTTGAAGGATTCCCTGATCCTTGTGGGTGTCGAAGTCGGAGGAGAAATACTACATGAGACTTTCTGAGCAAGCCATAGATATATTTATCCCTGACAAACAAACCTAATACAATCGGAGCTCCGGGCCTAGCGTCTTTCCCTATAGGCCTACACAGAGGTTGGTCTTAATACAGGGTCAGACAGGAAGAGCACAGCTAACTATCCCTGCCCGGCCTTTATACATTTGTAGATGCAAATGCATGTTGATCCTCAGCCAATGGGAGAAGACAGCGCCCGTCACTGTAGATGTTGGAGAGCCAATCAGATGCCGCTgaaggtgtggtgttgtagtcCCCGAGGACCAATTAGATGTCTCTggaggtgtggtgttgtagtccctgaggaccaatcagcaaagTGGGGTGGCACCCGCCGATGTGAGAAGTGGGCCTTTGTTCGTTGTGAAGGTCAACCAGCTGCTGTAAGCAGGATGTTGCTGTAGTTTGAGTACTCTCCTTGAGCTGCTTATCAGTTGTGAGGTATGTGTAGATGAGGTAATGAGCGCAGGCCATGAGAAcactatgtgttttgtgtgactacCTGTATAAAATGGATGTGAGCGGCTTAGCAGATTAATATGCATataataagaacacaaatgagaTATAAAACCCTTCATTCCCCCTCATGGCCTCGAAAGAGGCCAAAGAAACACACAGTAGGAGATAGTACTTTATTTTTCAGGATCAGGAAGCACAGCTCGCGTGTCCCCCTCAGGAAGTGGCGGAAGCCGGATCAGTTGGTACTGACCTCGACCATCGCCAAAAAGGCCTATTGTGGCAGGCTGGAAAAGGCACTTAAAACAAGGTATACAACAACACGCAAACAAggcaaagaaaatgaagaaaaccaTAACCGCAATAATAATTCCAGAAGCCAATTTTTTGCCATTTACCAAAGAAGCTCGTCAACCGGTCCCAAAGGCTGGTGTCCACTCCCACATGCGATTTCATTCGCACGTTAAGTGCTTTGAGACCATTGATGGCATGGGTCAGTCGGCCACCCGGTGCAGTATTATTAGGAATAAGTGTGCAACATTCAGTGCCAATCATTGCACAAACTCCATGTTTTTCAGCCAATAACATGTCTAGGGCAATATGATTCTGGAAGGCCATGAGAGATGTGGCTCGTAATTGGTCGCTCACCGCTCTGAAGGCTTCCTCGGTCTGATTGGATAAACGCTGCAAGTTGTAATGAATGTAATTAATGCgatcaacatttttattaactgtaacccacggcaagataGATTCGAATCCAGCAGTGACTTGATTAGTCAATTTATATTCGTCAGGAACACCACGAGGCACTCCAATGGCGTCAATGTATGTCGGATTAGGAGCCTCCAACCAAGGAGAAGATGTATCACGTTTGGAACAGTGGGACGAGGTGGTCATGAGGTGCG containing:
- the LOC129194285 gene encoding uncharacterized protein LOC129194285, translated to MGARPLLRVVPTAITEQCVIQLMNTSTASSTSTSSAGSPKCTQFDLVHPVISEMCGRPIFNSLVVSNNFTCFNVSTGNLFVQPGVNASWCLNTTQVGGYFKPVIRADVWWWCGGSGVTDRLPTNNMTGLCALVSFILPMAILPLDIDHLIHSATSVGSHLMTTSSHCSKRDTSSPWLEAPNPTYIDAIGVPRGVPDEYKLTNQVTAGFESILPWVTVNKNVDRINYIHYNLQRLSNQTEEAFRAVSDQLRATSLMAFQNHIALDMLLAEKHGVCAMIGTECCTLIPNNTAPGGRLTHAINGLKALNVRMKSHVGVDTSLWDRLTSFFGKWQKIGFWNYYCGYGFLHFLCLVCVLLYTLF